One region of Eupeodes corollae chromosome 1, idEupCoro1.1, whole genome shotgun sequence genomic DNA includes:
- the LOC129939800 gene encoding cilia- and flagella-associated protein 36: MAEDNSWVFDSLVCFLHGPVWNAPLQTFIEEKSLIFDPNIQPNETNPEYTKIHDEYKNLVDFMLGSFMEEMQITPEQFEMACLEGRTQKGEGSFNFHQGLFQQIWAANDIKMFIRMMTQRNVEIQLQALDLIERRQQSMSSEKDDTQEEALKEGSFEEFPEAEEIIAKSVEKDFDTPEAALTPDEPEVADKFERLNIFFEHQKIDPEDIQSRQQYLREQRDKIIAIKKKTRAKQLNDSAEKSDRPSSAQVAQKILDGDSEELLLSGAGNSEKNSASMQLRKTLARRLRTEVVEQQF; this comes from the exons ATGGCTGAAGATAACTCCTGGGTGTTTGATTCCTTGGTATGTTTTCTACATGGCCCTGTTTGGAATGCTCCATTGCAGACCTTTATAGAAGAGAAATCATTGA TTTTTGATCCGAATATTCAACCAAACGAAACAAATCCCGAGTACACAAAAATCCACGATGAATACAAGAATCTGGTGGATTTTATGTTGGGCAGTTTTATGGAGGAAATGCAGATTACTCCGGAACAATTCGAAATGGCTTGCTTAGAAGGTCGCACCCAGAAGGGCGAAGGTTCGTTTAATTTTCATCAGGGACTGTTTCAGCAG atttgGGCAGCAAATGATATCAAAATGTTCATCCGAATGATGACCCAACGTAATGTGGAGATTCAATTGCAGGCATTAGACCTGATAGAAAGAAGGCAGCAATCCATGTCCTCGGAGAAGGATGACACCCAAGAAGAAGCATTAAAAga agGATCTTTTGAAGAATTTCCGGAAGCTGAGGAAATCATAGCTAAATCAGTTGAAAAGGATTTCGATACACCAGAGGCGGCACTCACACCCGATGAACCAGAAGTCGCTGATAAATTCGAAAGactcaatatattttttgaacatcaaaag ATTGATCCAGAAGATATTCAAAGTCGACAACAATATCTCCGAGAACAAAGGGATAAAATAATTGCTATTAAGAAGAAGACTCGCGCCAAACAATTGAACGATTCAGCTGAAAAAAGTGATCGGCCGTCATCTGCTCAAGTCGCACAAAAAATTCTAGATGGTGATTCAGAAGAGCTTTTGTTGAGCGGTGCTGGTAACTCAGAGAAGAATTCGGCTTCGATGCAGCTGCGTAAGACTTTAGCAAGACGTCTGCGTACTGAGGTTGTTGAACAACAGTTTTAA